ATTAGCATAGACGGTATAGCCAGCTTGCTTTAACGCTTGAGAAACTCTTGTCGTGCCAGAAAAACCATCTAAAACCGTTTTTACATTTAACGGCTTTATCAACTCTAATAAAACAGGAAGTATTTCCCTTTTAGAGCCAGTATATTTTATGCCCTGTGTGTCCATAAATTAAAAACTACTAGTTTATATCCTAGTATCATTTTATCACTTTTAATTATTTTGGTCTATTTAGAGGGATTGAAAAAATACTGAAGTATCTTTTCGTGAGTGTCCTTGCGAGAAACGAGGATTTTGGCGATTAAAGTGATGAGGGGCTCGTTGATTTTATAACCACCAGCGAGCAGTTCTTTGAAAAATGGTCCGGCGTTTTCCGTATGCGTCCACATTCCGCGTTGTAGGGCATTGGCTTTAGCGTCGCCATATCTCACTTCAAAAATATAATTGTTTTTGTTATCAAAAAACTTATAAATTGGAAATGTCTTTTTTCTGCCGATTTTGCGAGGCGGTAAAAATTTTATCTTTTTGACCGAGGAATACGCTTTTTGTAAATCAAAAACTATCACTTTAAACTTCATTTCCTTTTCGTTATAAATCAACGGCAAAACATTTACAGAACCAAAGTCCTTAAAACATTTATTATCCAAAATTACTCCTATTTTACCAACATCATTTGTTCCTCGCTTGCCAATTTCTTTTTGCAAAAGTGAAAACATTGACACATCTTTATTGGTAGAAAGTTGAAGTGGCCCAAACCCATAAGTTTTAATACTAATGGGAATTTCTTCTTTGGTGTTGGTTTCGGTGATTTTTACATCTTCTTCAAATTCTTTCGCGCGAAATTTTTCCTTGCCCGTATGTTTTGCCGTAAAACCATCAACAAACCGATTTATGTATTCCGTAAGGGCAATTTCGGCAAGATCGCCGTGCGTTTTATTTCCGATAATTCTCATTGAAAAAACATTGCCCAAAACGCTAAAAATCATCGGCTCTTTGTCGCTGAAACTTTCTACAAATTTTTTTAGAAATTTATCAAATGATGACATAATTAAAAGCCGCTAAAAAAATCGGACAATTTTAAACTAAGTGCTTTTGCCACTTTTTCTATGTTTTCCAAAGTTATATTTTTTTCTGCCCTCTCGATCATTCCTATATAAGTTCTATGAACGCCGGCTTTAGTGGCTAATTTTTCCTGCGACAATCCTAATTTGGCACGCTCTTTTCTAACCTTGTTTCCGAATTTTATTAAAATTCCTCTTTTCATACTTGATAATTTTAGTATACCCACTTGCTAACTTTGGTTCTACATACTACAGTTAGCACAGGGGGTTTCTTATCGTTGCCCGCGAATGGGTTGGGTGGGACAAGGGCGACTATTGAATTTAAGTATAATATATTGCTTGCTATTCCGTAGCTTTAGCGAAGGATAGCGGTGGGGGAGGGATTTGAACCCTCGTGGGACTTTCGCCCCGCACGATTTTCGAGATCGGCCAGATAAACCTCTCCTGCACCCCACCATAATTGTGCCCCCGACCAGAATTGAACTGGTATCGCTGGTTCCGCAAACCAGTGCTCTGTCCATTAAGCTACGGGGGCGGTATTTAGATA
The sequence above is a segment of the Patescibacteria group bacterium genome. Coding sequences within it:
- a CDS encoding helix-turn-helix transcriptional regulator — its product is MKRGILIKFGNKVRKERAKLGLSQEKLATKAGVHRTYIGMIERAEKNITLENIEKVAKALSLKLSDFFSGF